TGGCCGGCTCCGCGCGGGCCGACAGCCGGCCGTGGCGGCCGATCACGCCCGGCTCGGAGGACTCGCGGCTCGTGGTGGACGACAAGGAGGAGGGGCGCGTCCCGTTCTCCGTGGTCGAGTTGGCCGGCGGCACGCTGATCGGCACCGCGACGCTGTGGGGCATCGACAACCACAACCGGTCCGCGCACATCGGGCTGGGGCTGCTGCCCGCCTCCCGCGGCAAGGGCTACGGCACCGCCGCGGTCGCGGTGCTGTGCCACTACGGGTTCGTCGTGCGCGGTCTGCACCGGCTGCAGATCGAGACGGTGTCGGACAACACCGGGATGCTGCGCGCCGCCGAGCGCAACGGTTTCGTCCGTGAGGGCGTGCTGCGCTCGGCGGCCTGGGTGATGGGCGAGTTCCTCGACGAAGTGCTGCTCGGTCTCCTCGCCGAGGACTGGAAGCCGGACCCGGCGTAGGCCCGCTTGCCGACCCTGGTGGCCGCGGTCCCGGGACTTCCCCAACGCGCCGATTCCCGGCGCCACTTGGCCTCCGGTGGCGGCTCCCGGATGGCCCCGGCTGACCCCCGCATTCCACTTAAGTAGGGAGATCCAAGAATCGTTTCAATTCCAACGTTATGACATAAGCTTCCGATCGGCTGATGCCGGACCAGTCGGCGGATGGCCGAGAACAACTGTGCTCCGTTCCAGTACATGCGAGGAGTCGCGTACATGTCTGAATTGAACCGCCGTGGGTTACTTACACGTGCCGCACTCGCCGGGGCCGGCCTGGTGGCGGCGGATACGTTAGTCGGCGCTCGGCCCGCGACCGCGGCGGGGAGGGGGAAGGCCAGCGGGGCATGCACTCCGGCGTTCGACTCCGTCACCGTGCAGCCCGGGGACTCCCGGTACGAAAGCTTCGTGCGCGCGCACAACACCCGGTTCTCCAACCGGCCCGACCAGGTGACCATCGCGACCACCGCGGCCCATGTCGCCCAGGCCCTCGGCAAGGCCGTCGCGGCCGGCCGACAGGTCTCCGTCCGCTCCGGGGGCCACTGCCTGGAGAACTTCACGACATGGTCCGGGGTCAAGGACCTCATCGACCTCTCGCAGATGTCGGACGTCTACTTCGACGAGCGGATGAAGGCCTTCGCCGTGGGGCCGGGCGCGATCGTGGCTCCGACGCAGAACACGCTCTTCAAGGGCTGGGGCGTGACCATTCCGTCCGCCGGCTGCTCGGAGGTGGGCCTCGGCGGGCACATACTCGGCGGCGGCTACAACTTCTACTCACGAATACACGGCATCGCCGTCGACCACCTCTACGCGGTCGAGGTCGTCGTGGTGGGCGCCGACGGACAGCCCCGCATCGTCGTGGCGACGCGCGAGGCCAACGACCCGAACCGGGACCTGTGGTGGGCGCACACGGGCGGTGGCGGCGGCAACTTCGGCGTGGTCACGCGGTATTGGATGCGTACGCCGGGAATGGACACCTCCGACCCCACCAAGCTCCTTCCCCGTGGCTCCGATCAGCGGGTCCGTACGGTGCAGTGGTCGTGGGACACCCTGTCGCAGCAGTCGTTCACCACGCTCATCCGCAACTACTGCCAGTGGTACGAGCGCAACAGCGCCCCCGGGGCGAAGGAGGTCCAGGTATGGGCCTCGTTCTCCGCCTCGCACGTGTCGGCCGGCGTGATCGGCCTGATGGCCGGTGTCTCGAAGTCGGTCCCGGGCGGCGAGGCCATGCTCGACGGGCTCTTCGACGCGGTCACCGCCGGCGCCGGGGTCAAGGCCGCGACGGACTCCAGGTCCGAGCTGGCGTGGATCGACCGGGACAACTGGTTCTGGGGCCCCCCTGGCCGCCAGAAGGACAAGACCTCGGATCTGCGGAAGAGTTACACCGATGAGCAGATAGCGACGATCTACCGCTATCTCCACGACGACTCGATCAGCAACCCCGGCGCACAGGTGAACCTGGCCGCCCTCGGCGGGAAGATCAACAGCGTCCGCTCGGACGCGACCGCCTATGTGCATCGCGACTCCATCCTGCGCACCTACTTCACCCCCGGTGTGTGGCGGGCGGAGGCGGACGACGCCGCGCACGTGGCCTGGGTCCGCAAGTGCTACCGGGACGTCTACAGCAGGACCGGCGGTGTTCCGGTGCCCGACGCGATCAACGGGGGCGCCTACATCAACTATCCGGACGTCGATCTCGCCGACCCGGAGTGGAACACCTCCAACACCCCGTGGCACGGCCTGTATTACGGCGCGAACTACCCGCGGCTCCAGCAGGTCAAGAGGACCTACGATCCGCGCCATGTGTTCCGCCACCCGCTGTCCATCCGCCCCACCTGATCCCGCGTCACCACGTAGCTCCCACCGACCGGTTCATCAACCGGTCGGTGGGGGCGCCGTGTTCGGGTGTTCCGGAAGCCGGCTCCCGTGAGGACGGATCCGGGAAACACGGCCGGTGATCGCGCTCGGCCGGGCAGCGGAAACGGGCCAGGGTGGCCGGTGCCCGAACTCCGGAAAGCCGGTGAAGCCGGTTCATTCCACGCCGCTGAGCTGTGCTTTTCGGTCGGACCGGCTCGACCGGGGCCGATTCGGGCCGCCTTGACACCCCCCACCGGTCATGAGTTTGTTTACCCGTCATAGCAAGATTTCGACCACCCCGGGGGAAGCTCCCGGCCTCGTTCTCGCGGTCGGTCGAGCGACCGGGGCCAAGGTGTCGCAGACACGACAGGGAGATCGAGATGGCTGCCGAGACGTCCGGCGTTGACGATGTCGCGAGTTTCTACGAAGGCCTCGGTCAGGTTCTCAACGCCGCCTGGGGCGAGAACCTGCACTACGGCTACTGGGAGGACGGTACCGACGACAGCCCCGTCGAGGTCGCCACTGCCCGGCTGACCGACCTGCTGGTCACCCTGCTCGACCCCGCACCCGGCGCCGCCGTCCTCGACATCGGCTGCGGTGTGGGCAAGCCCGCGCTCCAGCTCGTCGCGACCAGGGACGTGCACGTCACCGGCATCGCCATCAGCGACGTCGAGGTGGAGCAGGCCGCCGAGCGCGCCAAGGAGGCGGGCCGGTCGGACGTGACCACCTTCCGGAACGCCGATGTGATGGAACTGCCCTTCGCCGACGGCTCGTTCGACGGCGCGTGGGCGGTCGAGTCACTGCTCCATGTGCCGGACCGGGGCCGGGCGCTCGCCGAGACGGCCAGGGTGCTGCGCCCCGGCGGGCGGCTGGTGATCGCCGACACCGCCGAGATTCCGCCGGTGGGTCCGGAAGGCCGCAAGGTGCTGAACGACATCTGCGCCTCCTACGGCGTGAGTTCGTTCGCCACCGCCGCCGAGTACCTCGAACTGCTGGCCGCCCACGGGTTCGTCGACGTCGAGGTGCGTGACATCAGCGACAAGGTGGTCCGGACAGGGACGATCATGGCCGACGTCGTCGAGGCCCGGCGCGACGAACTGGCCAAGATCGACGGACCGGAACCGGTCGACCAGTACATCGGCCTCATGCGCCGCGCGGCGGCCAACCCGGACATCGGGTACCTCGTGATCGCCGCGACGCTGGACCCCGCGTCCGGCTCCTGACGCAGGACCGCTGTGCGTGTGCTGCCCGGCACCCCTCCGCGACGAGGGGGGCCGGGCAGTCAGGGCCTGTCCGGCGGATCTTCGGGGGCCCGGAACGCCTGGTACGGCACCTCGCCGCGTTGTCCGAGTCGGTCAAGTACTCCAGTACGAGACCGATCCTCCGCCTTGCGATGCACCGCACCAGACGCTCCGTGCTGATCCCCGAACATCCGCCGGACAGGCCCTGACGGACGCGGCGGCTCAGTCGGTGGTCCGGCCGCCGGCCTCCAGCAGCTCCGTCGACGCCCCGCCGGCTTTTCCGGACTCCCCCGACTCCCCCGACTCCCAGGACTCCCCGGCCCCGTCGGTCCCGACGACCGCGGACACTCCGCGCAGACCCAGCGTCATGAACGCGGTCAGCACCGTCAGGACCCCGCAGACCACACTCACCAGCACCAGCCCGTGGGTGAACGCCTCGCGTGCCACCTCCAGCGCGGCCGTACCCAGGCCCTCCGGCAGACGGGAGATCTCGTCGACGGCGTTGCCGATGCTGTCCCGGATACTCGCGGTGGCCCCCTCGGACAGCCCGGCGGGCAGCTCGCCGGAGACCTGATTGCTGTAGACCGCGCCACCGACGCTGCCGAGCACGGCGATGCCCAGGCCCAGGCCCAGTTCGTGAGAGGTGTCCGAGATGGCGGAGACCGCTCCCGCCTTCTCCGGCGGCGCGGAATTGAGCATCATGTCGGTGCCGAGCACGACGGTGGGACTGACGCCGATGTTCAGCAGCCCCAGCGCGACCATCACCGTGGCCGGCCCGCTGTCGGCACCCGCCTGGGCCAGGACCACGAAGCCTGCCGCCGCGACCGCGAGACCCGCGGTCATCACATACGCGGCGCGCATCCACCGCAGAGCCACCGGCGCGAACAACGACCCGGCCACTCCACCCAGACTGCCCGGCAGCGACGCCAGCCCGGCCTCCAGCGGCGACAGCCCCACCACCATCTGCAGGTACTGCGCGATGAAAAACTGCGATCCCGACATCACGAAGAGGGCGAGCCCCATCCCGCCGAGGGACGCGGAGAAGGTGCGCTCACGGAACAGACCCATGTCGAGCAGCGGGTGGGTGAGCCCGCGCTGGCGTACGACGAACCACACGCCGAGGGCGAGACCGGCGAGCAGGATCAGCGCGGGGACCGGGGCGACACCTTCGGCGGCGAGCTTCTTGAGACCGTAGACACTCGCGAGCAGCGAGAGCACCAGCAGGCCCATGCTCGCGAAGTCGATGGTGCCCGGCCTGGGGTCGCGGTACTCGGGGAGCAGCACGGGACCGAGGATCAGCAGGAGCACCATGGCCGGCACGCTCAGCAGGAAGACCGAGCCCCACCAGAAGTGTTCCAGCATCACGCCGCCGACGAGCGGGCCGATGGCGCCGCCCACCAGGAAGCACGTTATCCAGACGCTGAGGGCCACCGTCCGCTGACGGGCGTCGTGGAACAGATTGCGTATCAGCGACATCGAGGAGGGCGTCAGGGTCGCCCCGGCTATGCCGAGGAGCGCGCGGCTGACGATCAGCATCTCGGCGCTGTTGGAGAACGCCGTCAGCAGTGAGGCGACACCGAAGCCCACCGCGCCGATCAGCAGCAGCCGGCGGCGCCCGATCCGGTCGCCCAGTGTCCCCGCGATTATCAGCAGGCTGGCTATGAGAAAGCTGTAGATGTCGACGGCCCACAGGAGTTGCAGACCGCTCGGGTTCAGGCTCGCGTTCAAGTGCGGTACGGCGAGGTGCAGCACCGTGTTGTCGAGGGTGATGAGCATCGCCGGCAGCGAGAGGACGGCGAGGGCCGTCCATTCGCGTCTTCCGGCGTGAGGCGGGGGAGTGGGAGTCGTTTCCTGTTCAGTCATGAAGGAGAGCCCAGTCGGTGAGAGTGAACGTGCCTCCCGGCCGGGCGGGCCGTCGTCGGGGGCCGACGATTCCCGGCCCGCGGGCGGCGTCGAATGACCGATGGCCCGCTCACGGGCCGGGGTGGCGGACTGCCGCCGTCACACCCCGGCCCGTGAGCGGTGCCCGTCACCGGTACCCGGTGGCGTCCGCCGGCTTGCCGGTCTCCTCGACCTCGACCAGATAACGCCAGCAGTCGGGGCGCGAGCCGTCGAGATCGGTGAAGCCGTACTCCTGCGCGAGTTGCCCACTGGACACCGACTGACCGTTGCGGCGCGCGATGTCGGGGTCGCCCGCCAACGCCGCGACGGCGCGTCCGACGTAGGCCGTGCTCTCCGAGATGCAGAAGTGCGGCACCTCGGTCAGCGCGTCGCGCCAGGTGTCCTCGGTGACGCCGAGCGTCTCCAGCATCATCTCCGAACGCATCCAGCCCGGACTGAGCGCCACCGCCGTCCCGCCGTGCGACTTCAGCTCATGGGCGAGCACGAACGCCATGCGCAGCACGCTGTTCTTGACCAGGTCGTAGAAGTACGAGTTGCGGTAGCGCGTTCCGTTGTACGCGGACGTGCCGTCGGTCATCTCGATCACGAGCCCGCCCGGCCGGCGCACGAGCAGCGGCAGCACGAAGTGGCTGGTGATCGCGTGGGTCTCCACGCCCAGCCGCATCAGTCGCAGTCCGTTGTCGAGGTCGTGTTCCCAGACCGGTTTGTCGAACTCGAACAGCCGCTCCCCGCCCCAGACATCGTTGACCAGCACGTCGAGCCGCCCCTGCTCGGCGTCGATGCGCTCGGCCAGCACCCGGACCTGCTCGGGCACCAGGTGGTCGGTCGGTACCGCGATGCCGGTCCCGCCCGCCGCGGTGACCAGCTCCGCGGTGTCCTCGATCGTCTCCGACCGGTTGTACTCGGAGCGCTTTTCCCGAGTCGTACGGCCGGTGACGTAGACCGTCGCACCCGCCGCGCCGAGCTGCACGGCGATGGCGCGCCCCGCTCCCCGCGTCGCACCCGCGACCAGCGCGATCTTTCCGCTCAGGTCCGGCGCCGATGTGTCGGGCATGTCTCTCATCGCGTTCCTTATCTATCTGCACGGCCTGGTCCACGTCAGTCATCGACGCCGACCGGTGACACCATGATCGACCCCAAACCAGACACCTACTGTCGGACTTTGCCGGACAGCCTGGCGAAATGCTGACCGAAGTCATCGCGACCCGCTTCCACCACGCCATGCTCGGACCGCTCGGATGCACAACCTTGCCCTTGCCGGACAGGCCGGCGAGCTGTACCACAGCTCACCACGCCCGAGGACGGCTCGAAGGTCATTCGCGGGACGGCCCTTAGGTGCGTACAGGTTCGAAATCGCTGTCGTGAAGCGGGTGTTCGGGGTCGAGAATTCCGGTATGCCTGCCACACCTGCCCGTCGCCCGCGGTTACGCCGCACAACCCGCCTCGCTGCCCGGACCGCGCCCGGACCAGGGCCGAGCTCCGCCCGCCCACCGGAGACCGCACCAAGTCTCCAGGAACGCTCGGATGGGCTGGACTGGGCACGCCGGATCGAGCTGGTCACCGTCGTGGTCGCCGCCGTCGTGGCGGTGGTCGGCCTCTGGTACTCCAGCATCCAGGCGCGGGACGACCGGGCGCTGACCAAGGAGGGGCAGATCACCGACCGGTACACCGCGGCGGTGGTGAATCTGGGTAGCGACAAGATGGACGTGCGGCTGGGCGGCATCTACGCCTTGCAGCGGATCATGCAGGACTCCCGCCGCGACCAGCCCACCATCGCCAACGTCCTCGCCACCTACATCCGCACCCACGCCGCCAAACTCCCCGCGAAGGGCCAGGACATCCCGGCCGACGTCGATGCCGCCCTCACTGTCCTCGCCATCCGCGACACGGTCCACGACGACACCTTCCGCCTGGACCTCCGTGCCGCCAAGCTCCCCGGTGTCGAACCCTCAATACGGGCGGCTCTAGATGGTGCGGACCTGCGGGACACGGACCTGAGCAACGCGCACCTGGCCTTTGCGGACCTGAGCGGTGCAGACCTGAGCGGTGCTGATCTGAACGCTGCGGACCTGAGCGTTGCGGTCCTGACCAAGGCGGACTTGAGCGACGCGGTCCTGGGCTATGCGGACCTGAGCGGCGCGGACCTGAGCGGCGCCGACCTGAGCGGTGCGGACCTGCGGGACACGGACCTGAGCGGCGCGGTTAATCTGACGAAGGATCAGGTCGACTCGGCCCGTGTTGACGGTAAGACGCGGCTGCCTGCCTCGCTCTCGTAGCGCTACCTCGCAGTCGCTCATGCTCGACCCGTTCCGCCGCCAGTGCCCGTGACGAATTTCGTCCCGCAGTCCCTTTCACCGCGCCCCGCTCTCCTCCGGGAGGGCGGGGCGCTTCGTTGTGTCCGGGCCTACCCCGGCTGCGGATGCTCGGTGACGCCGGGGTGGCGCAGTTGGCGGCGGTATGGGGCCCTGCGCGGGCCGTAGCCCGGCCTGTGGCCACCAGTGGGCGCGGTGGCAGCCGCCCCCGCCACGTCCGTCTTTCGGGGCGTCGACGCAGGGGTCATCAACCAGGGTTTGTTCAATCTCTCGTGGCTGATGGACCACAGGGCGGAGTTCGAGCACCTGGTCCGCGACCGCCTCCCGGGCCGACGGTCGCACGGACGGCGGCCGACCCCCGGGGTGGTTCTATGGCCGAGCTGGCTAACGCGGTCGACGAGGCGCTCCTCGGTCTCGGCAACGGAGTGAACCGTGTCGAGCGCAAGCAGTACCGGGCGTGCCGGCGACTGCGGAACTTCGCCTGCGTCTGCCCGCCTCGGCGCAGCAAGCTGCTCGTCCACCTGAAGGTCGACCCGAAGCACGTCGACCTTGCTCACGGGTTCACCCGGGACGTCTCAGTGCTCGGCCACCACGGTACGGGCGACCTGGAGGTGCGGCCGCGCGCACCGAGGGACGTGGAGCGGGCGCAGGATCTGTTCAGGGCGAGCTACGCAGCCGTGTGATGGCTCGAAGCACCTTGGCCATGAGCTTTTCGCGGTTGGTCTGTGGTCGTCGGGTGCTGCCTTTCGACGTATGGGCAGGTCGTGGCGGTGGACTATCAATGATGCGCGGGATCGCCGGTTTGGCTGACCGGCGATCCCGCGCTGTGTTGCCCCGCTCTGCCGTGCGGGTGGGCAGCGTGTAAGGCCGACTGCGGGGCCGGACTTGACCGCTGGGGTGGCCGGGCGCCTGGCGTCGAGGACCGGCAACTGGCCATGGTGGCGTCCGGACGCCCGCAAGTTCTGCGTCTCCCAGAGAGAGACGGTCATCTCGTTGGTGGCGGACATCATCGTCTCGGTCTCCCGCCCCGTCACCTGGGCCATCCATAAGATCGTCGCCATCGTCACGTTCATCGTGGAGCGGGGCTCCCGAATCGCGAGTTCGTCAACACGGTGCGGCGGGTGATCGGCGATCTGGAATCCCCACTTCCTGAACCACTGCAACCACGAGCGGCCACACGCCGCTTGGAGGCCGACATCCCATCAGCCGGACCTCCGGCGGCGACAACCGCGTTACCTTCGACCAGCCGCCGGAGCCACTAGGCATCGGCGTCTCTCGCGGGTCGGTCCGGCGGCTCAAGCAGGCGTTCCAGCAGCAGCAAGCCGCTCCGGAGGTCGGCACCCTTGTCGAGCAGCCACTGAGTGCTGAGGCCGTCGGCTGCCGCGAGGACAAGTGAGGCCGCCTCGTTCAGGGGAATGTCCGACCGGACGCTCCCCGCAGCTCGGCCTTCTTCGAGCAAAGTCACGATGTCTCTCCTCAGGTCGGCGTACCGCTCCGAGAAGTGCGCCCGTGAGCGGTCGTTGCCCGCCTCCAGCGCGTGAGCCACCATGCTGTTCAGCAGGGCCATGAGCCCCGGCACCCGCATGCTGTGCTCGGCCGAGCGCTGGATCAGGTCGACGAACGTGCCATCGCCCTCGGACGCGGCATCGATGAACCGGCGGTCGTACTCCCGCAGTACCTCGAGGAAGAGCTGCTCGCGGGTGCCGAAATGGTGCTTGAGCACCGGATGCGTAACGCCGATCGCTTCCCCGACGGCGCGCAGCGAGGTGCCCTCGAATCCCAGTCTGTCGTAGACCGACAGCACTTCGTCGATGATCTGCTGCCGTCGGGCAAGGCCCTTCGAGTACGGCCCCCGCTTCGCCGGCCCCTTCTGTTCGGGTGGCCGGACATCTCGGGAGTCCTGATGGGTCATGGCATGCCTCCAGAGCGGTCGCCGGGCCGGTGGTGCGCGGCCTGCTCGATTCTATGGCCGCCCTCCTGAAAATATCCATTCGGATATTTTCAGGGTACTGTCTGCTCAGCGATGGATCACATCGCCACCCCGACGTGCAAGGGAAGTGAGCAGATGGCTGCCACCGAAGGCCCGACCGCCGACGCGGCCGGCCGAACCATCCGCATGACGAACCCCGATTGGTGGAGGCAGGCGGCGGTCTACCAGATCTACCCGAGGAGTTACTGCGACCGGAACGGCGATGGCGTCGGAGACCTCGCGGGCGTCCTCTCACGGGTCGACCACATCGCGGCCCTCAAGGTGGACGCCGTCTGGTTCAGCCCGTTCTATCCGTCGGCGCTCACAGACGGCGGGTACGACGTGGACGACTACCGGGACATCGATCCGTCGATCGGCACACTCGCCGAGTTCGACGCGCTCGTGGCCGCACTCCACGAGTGCGAGATCAAGGTCGTCGTCGACCTGGTGCCCAACCACAGCTCCGACCGGCACGAGTGGTTCCGCGCCGCACTGGCCTCGACACCCGGATCACGCGAGCGCGACCGGTACCTGTTCCGCGACGGAGCCGGTGCGAACGGCGAACTGCCGCCCAACGACTGGCAGGCCATGTTCGGCGGCCCCGCCTGGACGCGCGTGACCGAGGCCGACGGCACACCCGGCCAGTGGTACCTGCACCTCTTCTCGACCCACCAACCCGACTGGAACTGGGCGAACCAGGAAGTACGCGACGACTTCCTCACCACGCTCCGCTTCTGGGGCGATCGCGGAGTCGACGGCTTCCGCGTCGATGTCGCCATGGGGCTGGCCAAGGACATGAGCGAGCCGTTTCCACCGTGGGAGAAGGCGGGAGACTTTCTGCTCCTCGCGCTGGGCGCCGACAACCCGTTCGGGGACGGCAAGCACCCGCTGGTCGACCGCGACGAACTCATCGAGATCTACACCGGCTGGCGACAGGTCTTCAACAGCTACGAACCGCCCCTGTTCGCGGTCGCCGAGGCGTGGGTCGCGCCCCACCGGCGCGGACTCTACGCGAACAGGGAATCGCTCGGCCAGGCGTTCAACTTCGATCTGCTGCACGCCCCGTGGGACGCCGCGGCCTTCCGCGGCATCATCCAGCGCAACGTCGAACTCGCGGCCGAGCACGACACGACGAGCACATGGGTCTTCTCCAACCACGATGTCGTCCGCCACGCCTCACGGTTCGCGCCGCAGCCCCGCGAGCCGGAGCGCGGCACCACTGGCGCCGACGGTGCCGGCAGAGCACTCACGGGGCGCGGGCTCGCACGGGCCGAGGCTGCGATCATGCTCGCTCTCGCGCTGCCGGGCAGCACGTACATGTACCAGGGCGAAGAACTCGGCCTGCCCGAGGTGACCGGCATTCCGGCCGACCAGGTGCAGGACCCGTGGGCGGTGGTCGAGAACGGTGTGATGACAGCGGGTCGTGACGGATGCAGGGTGCCTCTGCCCTGGACCACCGGTGGCGTCTCCTTCGGATTCGGTGCCGCGGACGCGCACCTGCCGCAACCCGACTGGTTCGGTTCCTACTCCGTCGAGAAGCAGCAGGACGACCCCTCATCGACGCTCTCCCTCTACCGCGAAGCGCTCGGTCTGAGGCGCATGCTCCAGAGCGAGGAGCTACTGCGATGGCTCGAACTCGGGCCAGGCATCGTCGCATTCCGCCGACCCAACGGCTGGATCTCGGTGACCAACTTCGGCACGGTGCCGGTCGCGCTTCCGCCCGGACGTGTCGTCCTCCGCTCTGATCGCCGCGCCGCGAACGAGCCGCTCGCCGCCGAAGCGACCGCATGGGTACTGCACCCGCCCGAGTGAGCCGAGTGAGCACGCACACCGAAAACCGGTCACAGACACACAGGAGGAATGGACATGGCATGGCGGTTGTTCAAGCTCGGACGCTGGTCGTTCCGACGCCGACGGACCGTTGCGGGAATCTGGTTCCTGCTGCTCCTCATGGTCGCCGTCGGAGCGGCGACCCTCTCGGGCAAGACGAATGACAACTTCGAGTTGTCCGGCGTCGAATCCACGCGGGCGTTCGACCTGATCAAGGAGCGCGACCCCGGAGCCGCTCCCGAAGGCGCGACCGCACGGGTGGTGTTTCAAGCGCCGGACGGCGAGTCGCTGGCAGACCCGGCTCACAAGCAGACCGTGACCGACGCGCTCGCGGAACTGAGGACGAAGGACGTCGTGTCGATCCTCGACCCGTTCACCGGGGAGACGATCTCGGAGGACGGTCGTACCGGCTACGCCTCGGTCGGCTACGCCCGAAGCGCCGTCGATCTGTCCCAGGGGGACCGGGACGCCCTCGAAGCCGCCCGAGACCTCGCCGCGGAAGCGGGGCTGACGGCCACCATCGGCGGAGACGTGCTTGGCGTGGAGATGGACGCCGCCCTCGCCGAACTGATCGGCGTCGCCATCGCCTTCGTGGTGCTGGCCCTCACCTTCGGGTCGCTCCTCGCGGCCGGGATGCCCCTGCTGACCGCGCTGGTCGGCGTCGGCATCGGTATGGCCGTCATCGCCATCCTGACCGGGTTCGTCGAGCTCAGCACCACGACCCCCGCGCTCGGCACGATGCTCGGGCTGGCAGTCGGCATCGACTACGCACTGTTCATCCTGTCCCGCTACCAGGCCGAGGTACGCCAAGGCCGCCCGCTGGAGGAGGCGGCAGGCCGCGCCGTGGGCACCGCAGGCTCAGCCGTGGTCTTCGCCGGCCTCACGGTCATCATCGCCCTCGTCGGCCTCGCCGTGTGCGGCATCGGATTCCTCACCGAGATGGGCCTCGGCGGAGCGTTCACCGTCGCCATCTCCGTGCTCATCGCGCTCACCCTGCTGCCCGCAATGCTCGGTTTCGTCGGCGCTCGCATCACCAAGGACCCTCCTCACTCCCCGAAGAAGCACACCGCGACCGACTCCACAGAGACCGGCGCCTCCGGCAACCCCGGGGAGCCACGCACCCTTGGGCGCCGCTGGGTCGAGGGCCTGGCCCGGTTCCGCTGGCCCGCGCTCGTGGCGGGGATCGCGGCCGCCATCGTGGCCGCCATCCCCGTAGCCTCCCTGCAGCTCTCACTGCCCGGCGACAACACCAAGCCCGCGGGCAGCGACGTACGCGTCGCCTATGACCTCATCGCCGAGAACTTCGGCGCCGGAGCCAACGGGCCACTGCTCATCGTCATCGACACGAAGAAGGCCCCGAATCCGGCCGCCGCGGTCGCCACCGCCACCGCGAGCCTGCGCGAACTGGCCGCCCGGGACGACTCCCACATCGCCGGCGTCATCCCGGCCGTCACCGGCGACAGCCCGCAGGCGCAGCGTGCCTACGCGCAGCAACTCGACACCGCACAGTTCGCGACACTCACGGTGATACCCCGCTCCGGACCGTCTCACGAGTCCACCAAGGCAGTCGTCGCAGACATCCGGGAGACGCTGTC
This window of the Streptomyces niveus genome carries:
- a CDS encoding MFS transporter, with the protein product MTEQETTPTPPPHAGRREWTALAVLSLPAMLITLDNTVLHLAVPHLNASLNPSGLQLLWAVDIYSFLIASLLIIAGTLGDRIGRRRLLLIGAVGFGVASLLTAFSNSAEMLIVSRALLGIAGATLTPSSMSLIRNLFHDARQRTVALSVWITCFLVGGAIGPLVGGVMLEHFWWGSVFLLSVPAMVLLLILGPVLLPEYRDPRPGTIDFASMGLLVLSLLASVYGLKKLAAEGVAPVPALILLAGLALGVWFVVRQRGLTHPLLDMGLFRERTFSASLGGMGLALFVMSGSQFFIAQYLQMVVGLSPLEAGLASLPGSLGGVAGSLFAPVALRWMRAAYVMTAGLAVAAAGFVVLAQAGADSGPATVMVALGLLNIGVSPTVVLGTDMMLNSAPPEKAGAVSAISDTSHELGLGLGIAVLGSVGGAVYSNQVSGELPAGLSEGATASIRDSIGNAVDEISRLPEGLGTAALEVAREAFTHGLVLVSVVCGVLTVLTAFMTLGLRGVSAVVGTDGAGESWESGESGESGKAGGASTELLEAGGRTTD
- a CDS encoding TetR/AcrR family transcriptional regulator yields the protein MTHQDSRDVRPPEQKGPAKRGPYSKGLARRQQIIDEVLSVYDRLGFEGTSLRAVGEAIGVTHPVLKHHFGTREQLFLEVLREYDRRFIDAASEGDGTFVDLIQRSAEHSMRVPGLMALLNSMVAHALEAGNDRSRAHFSERYADLRRDIVTLLEEGRAAGSVRSDIPLNEAASLVLAAADGLSTQWLLDKGADLRSGLLLLERLLEPPDRPARDADA
- a CDS encoding SDR family oxidoreductase; the protein is MRDMPDTSAPDLSGKIALVAGATRGAGRAIAVQLGAAGATVYVTGRTTREKRSEYNRSETIEDTAELVTAAGGTGIAVPTDHLVPEQVRVLAERIDAEQGRLDVLVNDVWGGERLFEFDKPVWEHDLDNGLRLMRLGVETHAITSHFVLPLLVRRPGGLVIEMTDGTSAYNGTRYRNSYFYDLVKNSVLRMAFVLAHELKSHGGTAVALSPGWMRSEMMLETLGVTEDTWRDALTEVPHFCISESTAYVGRAVAALAGDPDIARRNGQSVSSGQLAQEYGFTDLDGSRPDCWRYLVEVEETGKPADATGYR
- a CDS encoding methyltransferase domain-containing protein, translating into MAAETSGVDDVASFYEGLGQVLNAAWGENLHYGYWEDGTDDSPVEVATARLTDLLVTLLDPAPGAAVLDIGCGVGKPALQLVATRDVHVTGIAISDVEVEQAAERAKEAGRSDVTTFRNADVMELPFADGSFDGAWAVESLLHVPDRGRALAETARVLRPGGRLVIADTAEIPPVGPEGRKVLNDICASYGVSSFATAAEYLELLAAHGFVDVEVRDISDKVVRTGTIMADVVEARRDELAKIDGPEPVDQYIGLMRRAAANPDIGYLVIAATLDPASGS
- a CDS encoding FAD-binding oxidoreductase; translation: MRAHNTRFSNRPDQVTIATTAAHVAQALGKAVAAGRQVSVRSGGHCLENFTTWSGVKDLIDLSQMSDVYFDERMKAFAVGPGAIVAPTQNTLFKGWGVTIPSAGCSEVGLGGHILGGGYNFYSRIHGIAVDHLYAVEVVVVGADGQPRIVVATREANDPNRDLWWAHTGGGGGNFGVVTRYWMRTPGMDTSDPTKLLPRGSDQRVRTVQWSWDTLSQQSFTTLIRNYCQWYERNSAPGAKEVQVWASFSASHVSAGVIGLMAGVSKSVPGGEAMLDGLFDAVTAGAGVKAATDSRSELAWIDRDNWFWGPPGRQKDKTSDLRKSYTDEQIATIYRYLHDDSISNPGAQVNLAALGGKINSVRSDATAYVHRDSILRTYFTPGVWRAEADDAAHVAWVRKCYRDVYSRTGGVPVPDAINGGAYINYPDVDLADPEWNTSNTPWHGLYYGANYPRLQQVKRTYDPRHVFRHPLSIRPT
- a CDS encoding pentapeptide repeat-containing protein, coding for MVAAVVAVVGLWYSSIQARDDRALTKEGQITDRYTAAVVNLGSDKMDVRLGGIYALQRIMQDSRRDQPTIANVLATYIRTHAAKLPAKGQDIPADVDAALTVLAIRDTVHDDTFRLDLRAAKLPGVEPSIRAALDGADLRDTDLSNAHLAFADLSGADLSGADLNAADLSVAVLTKADLSDAVLGYADLSGADLSGADLSGADLRDTDLSGAVNLTKDQVDSARVDGKTRLPASLS
- a CDS encoding GNAT family N-acetyltransferase, yielding MLRGNVVGLRARYEDDIPILRAGLYDDVAGSARADSRPWRPITPGSEDSRLVVDDKEEGRVPFSVVELAGGTLIGTATLWGIDNHNRSAHIGLGLLPASRGKGYGTAAVAVLCHYGFVVRGLHRLQIETVSDNTGMLRAAERNGFVREGVLRSAAWVMGEFLDEVLLGLLAEDWKPDPA